A window of the Penaeus monodon isolate SGIC_2016 chromosome 38, NSTDA_Pmon_1, whole genome shotgun sequence genome harbors these coding sequences:
- the LOC119596794 gene encoding exostosin-1b-like — protein sequence MSKYECMGKMFNITYDYEVLLRNSTFCLVPRGRRLGSFRFLEVLQAGCVPVLLANGWELPFSEVIDWSRSALWADERLLLQVPDMVRSINASQILQMRQQTQLMWNQYFSSIQKIVFSTLEIVADRVRRHRARSLAVWNSSPGALAVNLSFSDYLPHFPFYLTSLGISPNPRYTAVIAVTHGGTGLTQTTPLYKLVKNIARSKFVEKIIVVWTSSQAPPTENRIPGGSVPVHVVVPPDRSISARHHPHPLITTDAVFSLDEDVTLTTDELDFAFTVWRTFPERIVGYPARSHHWDDAKAGWSYTSRWTNSYSMVLTGAAVYHRYWQHVYTHQSPSGLLSTVSTTKNCDDILMNFLVSAVIRRPPIKLTQRKQYKDYSSEARWVWTDPSHFHQRSVCLNTFASLLGHIPLKHSNLRLDPVLFKDKVSMQRKKYRQIEKIGS from the exons ATGTCCAAATATGAATGCATGGGCAAAATGTTTAATATTAC ATACGACTACGAGGTGCTCCTACGGAACTCGACCTTCTGCCTGGTGCCCCGCGGACGCCGCCTCGGCTCCTTCAGGTTCCTGGAGGTGCTGCAAGCCGGCTGCGTGCCCGTCCTGCTGGCCAATGGCTGGGAGCTGCCCTTCAGCGAGGTCATCGACTGGAGCCGGTCCGCCCTCTGGGCCGACGAAAGGCTCCTGCTGCAG GTCCCCGACATGGTCCGCTCCATCAACGCCTCCCAGATCCTGCAGATGAGGCAGCAGACGCAGCTCATGTGGAACCAGTACTTCTCTTCCATCCAGAAGATTGTCTTTTCTACGCTAGAG ATAGTTGCAGATAGAGTAAGGAGGCACAGGGCGAGGTCTCTGGCCGTGTGGAACTCCTCCCCGGGGGCTCTGGCTGTCAACCTCTCCTTCTCAGACTATTTGCCGCACTTCCCCTTCTACTTAACGTCGCTGGGTATAAGTCCTAATCCAAG GTACACGGCAGTCATCGCAGTCACGCACGGGGGCACAGGTCTAACCCAGACCACACCTTTGTACAAACTGGTCAAGAATATTGCCCGCAGCAAGTTTGTGGAAAAG ATAATTGTGGTGTGGACAAGTAGCCAGGCCCCCCCAACGGAGAACCGCATACCCGGAGGAAGTGTCCCAGTGCACGTAGTTGTGCCCCCCGACCGCTCAATCTCGGCCCGCCATCACCCACATCCACTCATCACGACCGATGCAGTTTTCTCACTAGATGAGGATGTTACGTTAACCACTGATGAACTGGACTTTGCCTTTACAGTGTGGCGGACTTTCCCGGAGCGGATTGTTGGCTATCCTGCCCGTTCTCACCACTGGGATGATGCCAAG GCTGGCTGGAGCTACACCAGCAGATGGACCAATTCATACTCAATGGTGCTGACTGGAGCAGCGGTCTATCACCGTTACTGGCAACACGTGTACACTCACCAGTCACCATCCGGTCTCCTCTCCACTGTATCCACTACTAAGAATTGTGATGATATACTCATGAATTTCCTTGTATCAGCTGTGATCCGCCGCCCGCCCATCAAGCTTACCCAGCGTAAACAATACAAGGATTATTCCTCCGAAGCAAG ATGGGTGTGGACGGACCCCAGTCACTTCCACCAGCGCAGCGTCTGCCTGAACACATTTGCTTCATTATTAGGTCATATTCCACTAAAACATTCTAACTTACGCCTTGATCCTGTACTCTTCAAGGACAAGGTATCCatgcaaaggaaaaaatacagacagattGAAAAAATAGGAAGCTAA
- the LOC119597010 gene encoding larval cuticle protein A3A-like: MNAKVLLTAFVCVAFGNATPLYLPDAQVPEAPKVYAFAYGVQDDYSGSNFGHQESHDGLRTTGQYRVALPDGRIQRVTYTADENGYVAQVTYEGQARFPEPLAPSNQGNPTAYNLYAPPQASAPTTTTAPPASDPEPSLGYLPLPLYQAPSAPKQEPAQLRLDSTPLESPEESLAPSRTLSLPAALASP; the protein is encoded by the exons ATGAACGCTAAG gTGTTGTTGACCGCTTTCGTCTGCGTCGCCTTCGGGAACGCCACGCCACTGTACCTTCCAGACGCGCAGGTGCCCGAG GCACCGAAAGTTTATGCCTTTGCTTACGGCGTGCAGGATGACTATAGCGGCAGCAACTTCGGCCATCAGGAGTCCCATGACGGGTTGAGGACGACGGGGCAGTACCGCGTGgccctccccgacggccgcatcCAGAGGGTCACCTACACGGCCGACGAGAATGGCTACGTTGCCCAGGTCACTTACGAAGGCCAGGCCAGGTTCCCCGAGCCCCTTGCCCCCTCGAATCAGGGCAACCCTACGGCGTACAACCTCTACGCCCCGCCGCAGGCCTCTgcgcccaccaccaccaccgccccgCCTGCAAGTGACCCCGAGCCGTCGCTGGGCTACCTTCCTCTGCCACTCTACCAGGCTCCCTCGGCCCCGAAGCAGGAGCCCGCGCAGCTGAGGCTCGACTCCACACCCCTCGAGAGCCCCGAGGAGTCGCTCGCTCCCTCGAGGACTCTTTCGCTGCCAGCTGCCTTGGCGAGCCCTTGA